The sequence GTGCAGCATGCCTTTTCACAGCTCTCTGTTATGCTGAATTTGCAACCATGGTACCTGTTGCAGGGAGTGCCTACACCTATAGCTACGTAACTTTAGGTGAGATATGGGCATGGATCATAGGATGGGACCTTGTCCTTGAGTATCTGGTCATAGTTGCAGCGGTTTCAGTGGGATGGTCAGGTTACATAGTTCATGTGTTCATGACGTTGGGATTGTACCTCCCACCAGCCCTGATAAATCCCTTTGGATTGAATGGAGGAGCCATAAATCTCCCCGCAGTTTTGATCATAGCTTCAATAACAGCGTTACTTGTGAAGGGTGCCAGGGAAAGTTCCAACTTCAATGCAGTCATCGTTACCATAAAGGTTGCAGTCATACTCATATTCCTAATGATAGGGGTCAACTACATCAACCCAACCAACTACACTCCATTCATGCCCTACGGTTGGAGTGGAGTTTTCAAGGGTGCTGCAATAATATTCTTTGCATACATTGGATTTGATGCTATCACAACTGCAGCTGAAGAGGTTAAAAAACCCCAGAGAACCATTCCTCTGGCAATTGTTGGCTCATTGATTATCAGTTCAATTTTATACATTGCAGTTGCAGCTGTTTTAAATGGAATGGTGCCCTACTTTGAATTCAAAACAACTGCTGCACCTGTGGCATACGCCCTTGAAAAGGTAGGTATACGTTGGGCAGACATAATAGTTTCTGTAGGTGCACTCTGTGGAATAACCTCTGTGCTACTTGTCAACATGTTTGGACAGACTAGAATATTCTTTGCAATGTCCAGGGATGGATTACTGCCTAAAACCTTCTCCAAAGTTCATAAAAACTTCAAAACACCAATAAATGGAATAATACTGGTTGGTGCAGTTGCATCCGTACTTGCAGCTTTTCTACCCCTGAATGATATAGTTGAACTCGTGAACATAGGAACCCTTGCAGCTTTCACAATAGTTTCAGCTGCAGTCATAGTTTTAAGGAGGCAGAGACCTGATATTGAACGTCCATTCAAATGTCCATTCGTACCCCTGGTACTTGCAGCCGCAATAGTCTTCTGCCTATTTCTGATAACACAGCTCCCAACTGTAACCCACCTCAGATTCTTGGTGTGGCTTTTAATTGGACTGGCTGTTTACTACTTCTATGGAAGACGTAGAAGTAATCTCACATCTAAACACAGTTCTTAGAATCATTTAAAAACCATTTCACATTATTATTTCACAATCCAATTCAGGAACATGATTTAAAACAGATTGCTACGTAAAAAAAGTATGTTCGTTATGTGTATGTGAATTTGAGTAAAATATCAATATATCAAATAATATCAAATAATAGGGGAATTAAAATTAGAATTAAAAAACTAAATGATAAATTATCTAACTAATCACTACCAATGGATTCAATAGTACAAATGAATTAAAAAAAATCGTAGGTGGTCAAATGCCAGATGAAAAGCTTGTAGAAGGTAAATTTCAAAGGGCAACCTTTGCAGGGGGATGTTTCTGGGGAGTTGAACAGGCATTCAGACAGATCAAGGGTGTTGTGGATACTGAAGTTGGTTACACAGGTGGTGAACTTGAAAATCCAACTTATCGTGATGTTTGTTCAGGGAAAACTGGTCATGCTGAATCAGTTGAGGTTACCTACGATCCATCTGTTGTATCATACAAAGAACTTCTTGAGGTTTTCTGGAATATACACGATCCAACGACCTTCAACCGTCAGGGGCCTGATGTGGGGGAGCAATACCGTTCTGTGATATTTTACCACAACCCTGAGCAGAAGGAAGCTGCAATAACTTCAAAGAAAGAATTAGAAAGTTCAGACCGTTACAGGGATCCTATCGTGACGCAGATCCTGCCTGCAGAGAAGTTCTGGAGTGCTGAGGAGTACCATCAGAGGTACCTTGAAAAGAGGGGAAGAAGGTTCTGTGGTCTTTAATAAACTAAGCTTAAATTAAATAGAATTATTAAGTAAAACTAATTATTTATCTTTTTTAAAATCAATAGTAGACTTAATCATTTATTTTTAAAAGCGATTATATTATAAAAAAAATCTTTAATTAATAATGAAA is a genomic window of Methanobacterium congolense containing:
- the msrA gene encoding peptide-methionine (S)-S-oxide reductase MsrA, with product MPDEKLVEGKFQRATFAGGCFWGVEQAFRQIKGVVDTEVGYTGGELENPTYRDVCSGKTGHAESVEVTYDPSVVSYKELLEVFWNIHDPTTFNRQGPDVGEQYRSVIFYHNPEQKEAAITSKKELESSDRYRDPIVTQILPAEKFWSAEEYHQRYLEKRGRRFCGL
- a CDS encoding amino acid permease, which codes for MTRKIFWKKPISSLLDASSGDKSLKRVLGPGGLLLMGIGAIIGAGIFILTGIASANYSGPALIISFMVAGAACLFTALCYAEFATMVPVAGSAYTYSYVTLGEIWAWIIGWDLVLEYLVIVAAVSVGWSGYIVHVFMTLGLYLPPALINPFGLNGGAINLPAVLIIASITALLVKGARESSNFNAVIVTIKVAVILIFLMIGVNYINPTNYTPFMPYGWSGVFKGAAIIFFAYIGFDAITTAAEEVKKPQRTIPLAIVGSLIISSILYIAVAAVLNGMVPYFEFKTTAAPVAYALEKVGIRWADIIVSVGALCGITSVLLVNMFGQTRIFFAMSRDGLLPKTFSKVHKNFKTPINGIILVGAVASVLAAFLPLNDIVELVNIGTLAAFTIVSAAVIVLRRQRPDIERPFKCPFVPLVLAAAIVFCLFLITQLPTVTHLRFLVWLLIGLAVYYFYGRRRSNLTSKHSS